In Canis aureus isolate CA01 chromosome 25, VMU_Caureus_v.1.0, whole genome shotgun sequence, the genomic window GACAAACCAACCTACAGGCCAATGTTTGGGCATCCTCAATTGAGAGTAATCaatctgaggaacagaaagaaaaaataatgaagaaaaatgaacaacagATCCTCAGAGACCTGTGGGAAACCATCAAGCAAGCCAAAATATGCACTATGGCAGTCCCAAAAGAATAGTGAGAGAAAGGGCTAAAAcgagtatttgaagaaataatgaccaaaaaCTTCCCAAAGTGTACTtcccaaaatatatatacacacacgacACAGACACATCACCAACAGATGGATTGGTGGAGAAAAAGTAAATGCTGATAAAGTGGGGAAAAAGTATATGCTGATTAAAGAATCAGCCTTATGATTCCTAATTCACTACCTGAGCAATTTGCCGAATTATTTTGATCAGATGAAAGTAACTATTATGGTATCCATGGCCCTTCTacgtgggagaaaaaaaaaaatcattcgaAATTTTCACATATGTGCTGTCTCACTTGTTCATGAGATTTTCTACTCCTAAGTATTTTGTACGAATCACACAATAAAACATTTTGCAATCTGACTAGATGCTAAGTGGTCACAGGACTTCTCTGCAATCATATGGAAATCACGTTCTTTGATAGACTGTAACACTGAGAGTAGCCTTATGGCACTCCTTTCTTTTCCAATTGATAACAAGAAAAGCAAGATCAGTAACAACTAACTTTGGAACTACAGAAAATAAACTCAATACACCAACGAAGGTAAAGTCTTCTACAAAAGATTCTTGCAACAAAAAGTACTACACAACTATCCTTAACTAATATGACTGGGGGGAAAACACATAGACCAAATAAGCAAGAGATATTTTACAACACCAGTCACCCTAAGTAGAAGCcattaattaagaaattaataaaatgtacctCTTCTGCATAACagacaaaagaagaaatctaAAATATCCAAATGCCTCAAGAAAAGTATCAGCAGTCaataaacaaactttttttttcccccattctacagaatagaaaatgaatactCATTTCAATTTGTCTTGTGATTCAGGGCAGGTGGCCCATTTAACACCATTCAGATATcataggtttatttttaatttttcatgccCAATCTGGGCAAACTGTGAATAAAAGGTGCAACCCCACTTTCAGTTGTCTCTAttaaattcataattaaaattaaaattcacaattaaaattgatactctcaattttttttaactatcttgTATTGATGACTACACATCTAGTTTCTTAGTAATATTCATGCAAGCTCCTGTCTATTTGTTAAGCACATGCACAGATTAATGGAGTTTGCATAATACTGCAACACTGTCTTTACTACAACTATGGAAGTTCTGAATTCTCATAATATAAAAGTCAAGCATCTTGAAATGATCGTACAGATCCTCTCTTAACACAAGGTTGGTCACAACATAAAGGCAATTTGGCTGGTCTCTTCATTATCTAGGCCTACTTTTGGTAGGAAATGCACATGGTCAATGATAGTAAAGctgacaaagggaaaagaaagtcaGTCTTCTCAGAATACCAGGAAAAAGTGATTTCACACTTCACAAAAGAGTGGTTACTTAATACATACAGTTACTCTATAGAACTATATGTATTGGACTGCATTATGTAAATACCAAAATGTATATATGCTTCTAAGGAAAACAGCTTTATGAGAATTATTATgtgttgcattttaaaatgaataacatCATCTCTGTTCTTGATGtattaaaattgtaatttaaaaaactgcttctcatttcaaaattttaaaaaattgttatatcCCTTGCTAGTAACATTAAATATATTCCAAATTCTTTAATTGGATTCTATGGCATATAGCTAACAACAGTCTTTGTACCAGTGTTTGAGGATTtcacagggaaggaaagagggtacaggaaaagaaatgtctaatttaaaaatataaaaagacataaatttgGGTAAACATTTTAGAAGTGACTGAGACTGTCTCAtgttattaatttgtttaatgaGTTTATTCTAAGCATCAAATTAAGACAGATTCAGAATAAACACAACAAAATGCTTACAAGAACTCACTGTTGGTAGCATAGCCTATGATTAAAACAAGATTCAGGAACACTCGTGATCAAAGCCCAGCTCTACCACTGACTATTAATGCAACCTTCGATAAGTTTCCTCACTCGTCTGAGACTCAATTTCCCTGgctaagaaatgggaaaatactaTCTACCTCAAAAGGTACAGGTTGGAATTCAATAAAACAACATACAGAGAGTATCTGCATGATGCTAGGCTCAAAGACTTCTATAATTCTTATCAAAAGAAGAACATGAATAGTATTTCACATTACACAAAATGCATCAGGAGGAATTCTATCTAGAGCAATGGCAGCAAAACAACAACGCTGgtggaaaaataatttacttattttataccCTAAACCTATAAAAGTAATGGTTCAAACTAGATAAAATCTAAGGTACTCTGAGTTTCTGAGATTCTAGAATTTTACCTTACAGTGATGCCCAAAAGTTTTGCTCCAAATTTTATTACAATAACccagagaaaaaattttaaaaacatcaaattaAACGAGGCAGTATATATTAAGAATCTGAAAAAATTTCATGCACTTtaaataactacatttttaaaaactgattaaaaGAATCTTACCAGAGTTATGTACAAAgatattaaatgttaatttcaatTGAGAAAACTATCTTAACTATAAATCAAGAACTTACAAATCAAGTTCTCAAAAACTTAATGCTgagtgaaaaggaataaacataaaacaatatttacagttttttttaaaaaatgtttgtaaaataaagacTGAAAGAAAAGCCAGCAAAATAGGATTGATTTCATAGGATTATTTCCCAATTTTCTACTATACAACTACGATTTCcacaccaacaacaacaaaaaaaattcattcatgatctaaaaaaaagaacctcagcaAACTAAAAGTAAGAAAATTTCCCCAATCTGATGAAAACCATttacaaaaaacctacagctaatattTAACGGTAAAAGACTACATGACTTGCCCACTAAGATGAGATACAAGACAATGACACCTGCTcctattcaacatcatactggaggtcctagccagtgcaatcagacaagaaaatgaaatataactgGCTCTTGAACAACCCAACGGTTAGGGGCACCTACCCACCTCACAGTCGAAAATCCACATACAATTTCTGaccaaatgataaattttaattgtaaattaTGTAGTTCAATAAGCCAAAATCTTAAAGGACATAGGAcatgcatttttgaaaaatatatatcaaattaaaTGAGCCAAACTCAGCTCACTAGGTTTGGAGGTAGGGGAGACAGTGAGGAAACCAAAAAATCCTTAGGCATATTGTAAATCAAAAAAATTGACTATGATCAAGATTTGTCAATAAGAAACAGACATTgatataaaaaaatctaaagagaGTTGCCTTTTTTATTACGTTCTCATTGtctgaaaacaacaaaatttgaTGAGCTTCCAaaaaagatcaaaagtcacaaagAGCAGGTTCATAAAGGAGCACTGTTGATTGTGAGCCAGAATTTGGAAACAAGTTACCTGACATTCTCATCCAGTCCAATGCACTGCCACCCCAACTTCTATTAGAAGAAATATAATAAACCTTCAAGTAACTTCATTTATAACAATCCTATACTTTATAAATCATACATCTACAGACAAGTGTATAAGATAAAATGCCTCTAACTGGGCAAATTCCTGTTTATCCATTTAACCCTTCAGATcagctaattattattattattgttgctgttttacTGTCACCGAAAATAAGTAAGTGCTGTCCCTCTCTGAGGACTCTGCAGTTTCTTTCTGACTGGTATTAAGATGATTACAAAAAGCTCTCAGAAGTTTTGAGCTGATTACTCCAATAAGAAGATACATTTTTCCATGTAATAAGAGGTAAATTGTAACTTCCATCACTGTTTTATGTTTATTCCATTTGGCTTATACTGTTGCTAGGATACCAATTCGTAATAAGATTTCCAAGCCCACAGAACAACTTTCCTAGCCAGTCAACTCTGTAACCAGGGCGATTGCGGACCACACACTTTACTGGCCAGCCAGCACCCCACACAGGTGCACTCTCCCTGGCATCCCCCATGCTCCATATGCTCCATTTACCTAACAGGTACAGTATGTATGCCAATTCCTTCATTGCAACAGAAATTACAGCACATGGCAAACAGGATGATCAGAAGTGTAGAGCTCTCTGATGTCAGAGAACAAAGTGAATCTATTGCCACTCCCTGTTCTCCCACCCAACTAGATATTCTGGCCATTTTACCTTACCCTGTAGGGTGAAATGTTAGCCGAACCCCATCACTCCACCAGGCAACATGCAAACGCTACTCCCAAAAGCCCTCACCCAACGACCGCCTGGATACACATATTTGGAGAGGAAGGTGGCATCAGTATGTGTACATTTCAGacgagaagggaaggaaaggagtcGGAATTCTTAAGGGGCCGCTGAGTCACCTACAGCTGTGGCCAGGACTTTACCCTCCAGGAAATCAGGCTCTGCCCCAACGCCCCTCATGGATGCAAGtgagaggaggagcagcagcagcagcagcagcagcatcctaCCAAGAAGACATCCAGAACTGCTCTTCATAGGGCTACCACTCCTTAAAGGGAAGCCACAAATAGGCTTCGTGTCCAGAGCTTTCCACCACAGTACACACCACGGGCAGACAGACGGAAGAGACATCTTTATTGTGCGGAAAAGGGGGGCGCGCTATGAGGGATGAAGAATATGCCTCACCACTTGGAAAGTTACTGGCTCCCGCCTTAGCCCTCCCGCATGCCGCTGGGACTGCAACCTGTGGCCCAGAGTAACTACGGGAATGTGGCTGGCGGACGTCGTGGGGCTCTACGCCGGTGTCCACCGCGGAGTGGCGGGGGGCACCAACCCGGGCGACATCGCTGAGAAGACTCGCCGGGGACCGCAGTCTCCGCTCGGTGGGAGCTTCGGTGACACAAACGATCACGTGTCCTGGTCCGCGGGCGTTCGGAAATCCTCGACTCTGGAACGTGCAGGGGCCGGAACCCGCCGGCACCGGGTCAGCGCGCTCCGGGTCCGGCTCCGACTCCCGCGCCTGCGCCAGGCGGAACCCGGCCGCGCTCCCCGCCCGCGCCCAGGCCGCCTCGGGGcgcgccgccccggcccccagccccaggcccggAAGGCGAGCGTCCATTTACCTGCTCCCCGctctggccgccgccgccgccgccgccgcgccgctcCCCCACGCTGCCAGGTGAGCCCCGGCACACTGCCCCGCACGCGCACACCCGGGGCACGACCCCAAGCCCgtggcggggggcgcgggggggggacgggggtggggaaCCGCGGCGACCCCAGCCACACCACTTGGGACACCCCACGCACCACCCGGCTTCGAACACCTCTGCCCCCGGAAGTTGATTTCCTCCAAGGCCCGCCCAAAGCTGCGCCTGTCACTCAACGCCCGGACGCGCGTCACGTGGTCCATCCAAGCCGGGGGCCCGCGTCTTTAGAGCCACGCCTCCTTAAAGCCACGCCTCCCTCCAATGGCTAGAGCAGCCCACCGGGGGTTGCCTTCTGCAAAGGAGGGGGACGCAGGAAGCACCTCCTGTTAGCTTCAGCTTCTCCTTCCTCACGAGTGACAGGCCCAGTGGCTACGCCTAATGCATGCAGATaaaaccctccccccaaaatgatACTCCCCTCTGGGATTCTGCAGGATTGTTGCTGAGAAAAGCCCCGCCTGATGTTTTCACCACCTCCAGGCAGAgttcaattaaaaacaacaacaacaacaacaaccatcTTAGCTAAATGCCTGACAGGTAGTAAGTGCTCAAGAAACAGTTGACTGGATAACGGTTCCAGTTCATCTTTGCGTGCAACGGAATGCACCGAAGCCCAGAGCCTCTCCAGACCCTATGACATTAAGGGGAAGACTGCtcaagaattattttttgttcttggCCTCAGCTCCAGATCACAGCAATTTATACATGCCATCTTTGTTTCAGAGGGAGTTTATTTTCAGCTGCCAAGCCACCCACTTTTTTCCAAGCCTTCAATCAAATAATTCctcctgaaggaaaagaaaagagaatgacatAACTGTCAGGGTTTTATTTGAAAGGAAACATGATTATAtaggggttgtttttttttgggggggggttgtccATTTCAAAGTGTAACTGTTAAACAGTCAACTGGCTGGTCACTCGTTAAAGAGTCTTCCATTTTTGACAAGGGAGGGATTTGAGGAACActcatttaacaattttttattaaatgtatactTGGCCTGCTGGCAATTGGAGAATGGACCAGATACATTCAAGATGTTTGCCTGCAAGGAGTTTATAGTCTAGTAAGAAAGATAGACAAGTAATCTGGGAACTTTGGGCATAAGTCTCTGGAATATTCACAGTCATCAAATTAACAGGCATTCTTTAACATTTTGgatgttatttttctcatctttccacTGAACAAAATCAACTCAAGCCTTTAATAATCTCTGCTGTGTACTCGAGGTGGAAAATGTCAGCAAGGAATCCTAACAATTCTCCAGTTAGTGCAGGCTTAAGTGGTTAGTGAGTAGTTGAGAACAAATGTCACTCTTCTATATCCAGTTTTTCTGTCCTCCATCGTCATGTGCACAGTGAACAAGTTTCTCTTATAGCAAGTATGATGCTTccttaaacaaatttatttaccCATCTACTACACCACCACATCAGAGACTGCTTTTCATTTGTATATATCTCAATCTACTTATTAGTCTTTGTATATGCAGCAATATCACAGTTTTTAGTGATTAAAAGAAAGGTATTTAATAAACGTTTCTTAAACTGAGTACAATTACCTTTATATCATTTTGTATCTCATATCCCTTTCAACTGGAACCTCAGATGAGTTTCTGAGAGTTTTCATTGATAGATCTATATGTTTCCTCTGTCCCACCTAATCCAATATTTAAGATTAATTAAACGAACATAATAATAGAAgctgatatttattaaatacttgcTATGTGCCTGCCATAATTATCTTATGTGCCtggctaaatattttaaatctattatcTGATTTGTCATCACATCCTCCGAAGTAATTACActaatatattacattaatatattcacttttttggTAAGGATAAAGGGGGAAACAATGCTAAAGAGCTAGagagggtaatttttttttaagattttatttatttattcatgagagaaacagagagaggcagagacacaagcagagggagaagcaggctccatgcagggagcctgacgtgggactcgatcccaggtctccaggatcatgccccaggccaaaggcagcgctaagccgctgagccacccgggctatcCCTAGAGAGGGTAATTTGACCAAGTGGCAGAGCAGGATTCCAAGCCAGTTCTGCCCAACGAAAGCATTTGTTGATTTCCCTACAGCACACTGCCTCTGCTTTTCACATCATTTGTTCATCACTGAATCCAAATTTCACCAATTCTGTGAAGTCTTTCCTTCACACAGTAAtctgtgctctttcttttttattaagtataaatttagtgggttttagtatatttacagaattgttca contains:
- the LOC144297047 gene encoding uncharacterized protein LOC144297047, whose protein sequence is MWLADVVGLYAGVHRGVAGGTNPGDIAEKTRRGPQSPLGGSFGDTNDHVSWSAGVRKSSTLERAGAGTRRHRVSALRVRLRLPRLRQAEPGRAPRPRPGRLGARRPGPQPQARKASVHLPAPRSGRRRRRRRAAPPRCQ